The nucleotide window taattaggtgaagggtatataagattcggcacagccaaatatagctctcttacttgttttaatataaaataagcactattttaataatagctccatctaaatatcaaattttagttctaattcaaacttaaccgttctaagtgttaaagaaatattgtcttttaaatttcctcctgtaacatcagttgatgtcgaaagaacgcTTTCTATGTAtacaaatgttttcagatccaatagacaacgatttttatttgaaaatttaagtaaattttttttggttaaaaattatgtaaaagtttgtttttttaagagcatattttttaaattttaagagcatattttaaagtttttactgcatatttaaagcgcctaaaactctttttttagagcatatttccggtttccctggtgatcacagatcgagctcttatatttgcatacaaaatcaaaatttgacgtttaaaaatacgtttaatttataagaaaattgataaatatttcCGCCTAGTTTATATTTgggtattataaaaaaaattttaattttgacataatttccaaattttagaaaactactcataaaataaaacttgttcCTATTCGCGCAAAAGCAATAAAACCCAAAAACAATTGCGAAATGACAAATAGTTACAATCAAACAAAACATGGCCACAAGCATTCAAAGACTCATATTAAATCTTCTCATGTTAAATGTCCCTCATGTACTCGTGTAactgaatattaaattaaattgaatttgaaaacaaaaatgagaaaaaaaaccaaaataaaatacatcTTAACATGAGTTTAGCGTGATCAATGTTCATAGAAGTACAAAATGTTACCTACTTGCGTTagccaaattgtttttttttctttggtatATGCttattgataataaaaaaaagagtttgcgaaattttaaattttagtgtcTTTCATCAGCTCAAATGATTACAACAGTTAtaataagttttgttttttttttggaggattTCCAACcgcaaattcaaaatttcaaaagtgAATGGATTCTAATGGTATTGtagttttcagtatttttttcgaaatgtttttttttattaaggagtgagatcgaaaaattcttaacatacatatatgtttataaaaaagaaaccactaaacttacagctttaattttttttttatttgattgaaattattattacaatttacaaaaaaaattatttttatagttttaatcactagtgatgaaattttgaacctttttcggaaacccttccattaacgtttttatagtgctttctgtcactttgctcgaacatgtagtccatctccgtttaaaatctaccacacttttggacaccttttttgtactcttcaattctcttttaacaagagcccaatatctctccactggccttagctccgggcagtttggaggatttgcctctcttggtacaaataccacattattgttcttgtaccactcaagggcttgtttgccatagtgacaggatgccaagtcaggccaaaaataagtggacacattatgaagtcttatgaatggaagcagccttttttgtaaacattccttgatgtaaatttcggtatttatagagcccgttgtaacaaatgagtggcttcttttgccgcaactgcatattgcttgccataccaagaactttctgggaaattttgtctgcttttgggtcctaaacttttcttcaacattccctcgagcatcagcaacataaaatttttgacctggaagttgcgaaaaatctgccagaacatacgtttcgtcatccattatgcagcaagaatatttttttataaaacttgacttcaatttccgtgctctgtttttggcctctaaatttttagtagcgttcctgtcaggaactttttgagccttgtatgtttttaaacctgcattagctttaacttttcgtaccaaatagtccgagcactgagctaaccgggctgctttcctaccggatgtgttgggagctcttttgaaaatgcgttctatttttttggctttagaaacatcatgtggaccattccttctacctgaaccaggttttctatcaactgacaagttctcccggtactgtttaataacattggaaacagtttgacggcagacctttgtatgcttggccaactttttgtaagaccaagttgggttttgttgaaaatatttaataatttcagtacgcacttttttctggtcactcattttaatcagattaacaaaaaaattaatataattgacattacacataataactgacatgtttttcaaaggtaacttgatcaaaaaaaaattcaaataatacttgggttaaaaaatgtaatgaaaaacgtgtgttaagaatttttcgatctcactccttattttaTTGTTCATCAGGAAGACATACAagcattcaaaattttataatcagATAAAGAAAAACAGAATAGTGACTAAgtcaaaaaattactaaaatgtcTTATAGAATTTTGTGTGCCATTGTAAAGAAACAAATGCAAAcgattgaatttatttaaattttagttcctTTTTGAACATTTACAAGTTTTCGTGTTATAGCCATATATGAGCACATAGATAAACTATACGTCGtacatatgtaagttttttgggggaaaaaaaaataaacaataacttacatttgttttttttttcaaagagaTAATGTCTGTCTATTAGAGGTTTTTTGTATGGTTTAGTCGCAATAAGAATAGTTGCTAAAAATCGTGGTTTCTTGTAGAATGTTTATGAATTAAAGGTACCCTACAGAGAGCAATATAAATAAGATTACAAAGGTATATAACCCAATATCGAGAATAATTATGTTTGTAATTTCACTAATAATTTAGATTGCAATCAAAGACTCTTGGCTTATCTCTagattaaataatatatttgcggcttgattttattttcttctattccaATTCTCTttagtattggccattgttagctatgaccttttcccatctttttgaCAACATATGTATTCAGAGCCagaagaactgctcatctttagaggtcaagaacaaatcaagccaatatcggatactctggtCTGAAGTGAAgagtattccagagagagcattATGCATCTATCGTAACaaaagcaattttatttttataaacttgtCTTACTCTATTTAACTTTATGCTTAATCCTAGCAGCAACACAAAGGTGCTTTCAAATGCGACTTCGATTAACAGCCatagcaaacaaattttattttcatacatgTTCGCATTTCAATAACTTCCCTGTCTCCATGCTTAACCTCTTACAACAAGAGTCTGCTTCTTGTCTAGACTTCTTTTGTTCAACTCTATGGTCACTGACTAAGCTTAATATGCGAGACATAACAATAAccctcatcatcatcagcatcagCGTTGGCAGTCTTATACTTTATCTTGTGTGATTATAAATGTTGTTGCATTTTTGCGGAATTTCAAAGTGGTTACAAGAAAAGAATTATGAAAACAACCAGCAACAAAATTTAGAAGCAAAtgaaaatggtaagaatcgATTATAGATTAACaatttgtgtgttttatttttctaagtacgtattttttttttgtttttatagttaTGTTTATGGCAAATTATTGCTAAATATTTTGTACGACCAAAGATGATTTCAAAATCACACCACTTTATGTGAGTTTTTTACTTACTGACAAGTGATGAAATTGAGTTTCACAATTGTTAGAATACTTAGTAGACAATTATGGTAAAATAATTGAGGAAAATTTAGTTGGATGTTGAATTGGAAGTTAAtcagaaataattttatttgacaGGTTTTTTTGTATCCaactgaaatttacataaatacttcgAGATTATTTGAAGATTTTGCTTGAATTGAATCCTAGTTTGATGAaggtttgttttttctttatttttgtcttattttattttgaagtaataAAAGTGAATGCTTGAAGAAGCTTTTAACAAatcatgtattttgtttgttgCAATACTTTTGATTCCACACCAGGATAGGGCTTctaagtatttttatttatgcacTATCGTCATACCGCTGCCGGATTTTGTGTCCTAACTATGGCTATATATATCGTTTTATGTCTGCACAGATTTTTCATTTGCCACCTTTTATCCAAGATCTCTATGTCTATTGATTTAAGACAATATATTCATAAGATTCAAAGCAGATAGCCACCAGTGAAGTGATCGGCAACAGTCTTAATTTTCTAAGCGAaggaagaaaaattaaatgtcTGTCTTTGAACCCGAACTTTGAGAAGCACTTTCGACAGCCTCTTTGTCTCCTTACGAACAAAGTTTTTAAAGCGATATTGGGTTATGAATAATGAATGATTTTTGGTGATCTACAAGACAGGATCTTCGTTGAATGATAAAAAGTAGAGAGATATAAAAAGCTGCTAAAGCACAACATTTGGAAATTAGTGTGTTTCTGGTCATAAATCACAACATTAGATAGTTGAAGTCGAAATACATGCCAGAACAGATCTTCTATATACAAGGGAGAAAATATAGAGGCGTTTGGATAGGagcgaattttttcaaaatcgccTTGCGCAATTAGTGAATGAACCAACGCATATTTCATGCGTTTATGGGCACCTTTTTCTAACTGAGAAGTATTAAGTAGATTTTTTGTACCTCTTGCTTATTCAGATCATTCTATTATTTTGTTCTCCTTTTCGCTTTGTGAACTTCATAACGTTTCATGACCAGCTACAAAATGTTCAACTTTTATTTACGAAAAGGCTCGTTGGGTGATAAGGATGAAAACCTCCATttcatcaaagaaaatttcgatTAAAACTATGAAACAAATCCTGGTTTAATCAGAAGTGAAAAATTGCAATCAGATCTAGAGAGGATTCATTCAGAATCTAGTGTGATAACAAAAATGCCGAAACTGATTCGCTGAGGAAACAGCCGAGTTCTTCGTGTACCAAAGTGCTGAAGCCTGGATCTCTCTGTACGAGCAGCCCCTCCTAGACAAAGTTCTTACTGCTTATCAATTCCTACTCTTTTAAGGGATGGCCAATCATTCACTGAATCGGCTGATAAAGCTAACCTTTTGgctgaattatttgcaaataatttgaaCTCGAAAGAGTATCAGTTACTATGCTGAATATAGAGTGTGACATGGCGcttttatcaaaactttttgtttttggtgtcgagctttctcagagatctcactatacgagttgttatagatggaatctcatcaaaTGAGTTTTAGATCAATTCAGGGATACGgcaaggctccgtcctttctcctactctattttaTATCCTACTCTAGTGTGTATGGGTGACAGCTCCATTGACTCactcaaatcaaatgtccaaaaacactactccctctatcatCCCTCCCACATTCTACTtccctagttccaacacaatgatTTGCATgcgtaggggtcatcccctgacaCCAAATTAAGCAAATTTATCTTATTGAGAAATAAATAAAGTCAAAAATGAGTTTTGTAGTAAGAATTATAAAAGTTGCAAAGTAATTTTGACTTAAGCAAACTTTGCGCATTCGTGAACTTTAATATTGTCAGATCACAAACATGTTTATAGGAGGGTTTGTAAGAAAGCTAGAAATTGTTACGCCCCTAATAGAAAACCTTACTATCAAATATATTtccttttatttcaaattaaatttaaaaaaaatttcttgacacaataaaaaatagaaaaaatttatcagaccttttcgaaacaaaattgcaaaaactTTTGACATTACAACAAAATTAAGCACAGCCAATAAATACAAAGACCAAGGTAACAAACAAAACACCTACGTTAATTAAATTCTCTATCTCCGAACAATGGCCAAAAAGGGTGGCAAAGACAAAGGTGGCAAAGGCGGAAAAGACAAAAAgggtaaaaaaggtaaaaaggGCAAAGTCGAAGCAAAACCCGAAGAACCCATTGTCGAGAAGAAAGAAGAACCCAAGGAAGAAAAGAAAGAGGAGCCCAAAGAGGTAGTCAAAGAAAAAGTCATCGACGAACCCTGCATCTTCAATTGTGCTCAAGACAAGGTTACCTACCGGCCCAACTCTTATCCTGGTCTGCTGGCACAACCCAAAACCATGGCTGTGGTGGGCTCTGAATGTGGCAGTTATGACAGTTTATGTAAGCTATTACATTCAGGCTTTCGTTGTGCTGATCGTGTCTATGCCATGGTGCCGTGGGGCAATTATGTTGCCTTGCGTGCTCACAATGACACTAAAATTACGTATTTTCTCTTCGATGGCTGCACTTGCAATGTAAATCGTTTTCGTTATTTGGATTTAACTTGCGGCACTGctggttttttgtattttgaggAAATGCACAAGCTAATTAATTATATCATAATGTCAAGATCACGCAGGGAGGAGATCAAGAATTTGAAGCGCTGTGTGGTGGATGATGTGTGCAAGGAAATGTATGGCACGCAGCATATTTAGTtaatgaaacaaattaaaaatttttgtcattcaaaattttctgtaaattttttgaattttcaaaaagaatagtaggacaataaataaaatagccCACTTTTAAACCTTTGCTGCAGATCATCTTGTGAATAAAAATATCTTAGCTTTTAGATAAACTAACGTCATTTTGCCATTTATATCAATCTGTATCACACTTCTTCCACttgaatcaattttttaataggTAGTTTTCATCTCCACAATATTTGGCATGGGAATAATATGATACTCATTGAAATAAATGATTATCAAAACAAAAGACTCAAGAAACACTTGCTAGTTGAATGGATTACAACTGAACGCACTTTAATTCTATTATTTAATCCACTGATGAAATAAAATCGAACTAGAATGAAACTTGAGAAATACTTCTTATTCTAATGCAACTTTTAAGAATATTAACTTTTATTATacgttataaaaatatttatttatcataaaTCACGGTACATTTTGGCATAATTAGCATAAAAATTACACCGgctcataaaaaaatacaattttagccATAGTTAGAATGCAAGATATTTATATGTATCTATATATGTGCCATTACCTTagtatagaaaggccctaactcgtgtttttttgtaatcatatttagacaaaaaatCTCGATTTAAAAAAGACACgagcctttctatattaaggtaacgatatttGGAAGGAGCAGTaggatactttttattttcaaatttcacttctgcgtggcacttcccataaaaagtaaatagttattatggaatatgtGGTGAatatggtgaactataattgtgaaagccgCAAAACTTCGCGGAATTTACTTCGGTACCATTGTGCGCTTCTTGGCTGAAAATAGGCGGAATTGGTGGTAACACCCATTccaattaaatagttattttcgaatatctgcagaactataattgtgacagtcttcaaactttatacaaatcaatttcttatcactgcatgaagtttaaccaaacaTGGGACGGATTGGAACAGGGGTATGgaacctcccatacaaagtaaatagttattttcgaatatctagaGAACTATAGTTGTGGAGGTGTTAAAATTTCGCCCGAATGTCTCCCTTATTATTATACATAGTTTTGCTGATAATGGACGGTATAGTATTATTGGGCGTGtcatcgatggcttaatatgaaaaggccctaactcgtgtttttttaagtcgagatttttttgctaattatgatatatgatcggaccatttatcgaaataaatgataat belongs to Calliphora vicina chromosome 4, idCalVici1.1, whole genome shotgun sequence and includes:
- the LOC135958987 gene encoding uncharacterized protein LOC135958987 — encoded protein: MAKKGGKDKGGKGGKDKKGKKGKKGKVEAKPEEPIVEKKEEPKEEKKEEPKEVVKEKVIDEPCIFNCAQDKVTYRPNSYPGLLAQPKTMAVVGSECGSYDSLCKLLHSGFRCADRVYAMVPWGNYVALRAHNDTKITYFLFDGCTCNVNRFRYLDLTCGTAGFLYFEEMHKLINYIIMSRSRREEIKNLKRCVVDDVCKEMYGTQHI